In the genome of Aspergillus flavus chromosome 8, complete sequence, one region contains:
- a CDS encoding putative iron-sulfur protein subunit of succinate dehydrogenase Sdh2 (succinate dehydrogenase iron-sulfur subunit): protein MAALRSTSRLVASSKPLFRPAVFARSYATVDAAAQDPNPSETPRTKTFHIYRWNPDQPTEKPKMQSYSLDLNKTGPMMLDALIRIKNEMDPTLTFRRSCREGICGSCAMNIDGVNTLACLCRIPTDTAKESRIYPLPHTYVVKDLVPDLTQFYKQYKSIKPYLQRETKTEDGLEYRQSPEERKKLDGLYECILCACCSTSCPSYWWNSEEYLGPAILLQSYRWLADSRDEKTAERKHALDNSMSVYRCHTILNCSRTCPKGLNPARAIAEIKKLMAAH from the exons ATGGCTGCTCTTCGCTCAACCTCGCGCCTTGTCGCATCCTCGAAGCCTCTTTTCCGCCCAGCTGTCTTCGCTCGCTCCTATGCGACTGTCGATGCGGCTGCCCAG GATCCCAACCCGTCCGAGACGCCACGCACTAAGACTTTCCATATCTACCGCTGGAACCCCGACCAGCCGACCGAGAAGCCCAAGATGCAGTCCTACTCCCTGGACCTCAACAAGACCGGACCCATGATGCTCGACGCCCTCATTCGCATCAAAAACGAGATGGACCCCACCCTGACCTTCCGGAGAAGTTGCCGTGAGGGTATCTGTGGAAGCTGTGCTATGAACATCGATGGTGTCAACACTCTGGCCTGCTTGT GTCGCATTCCTACCGACACCGCAAAGGAGTCTCGCATCTACCCTCTGCCTCACACCTACGTTGTCAAGGATCTGGTGCCCGATCTGACCCAGTTCTACAAGCAATACAAGTCGATCAAGCCTTACCTGCAGCGCGAAACCAAGACCGAGGAT GGCCTTGAATACCGCCAAAGTCCCGAAGAGCGCAAGAAGCTGGATGGTCTCTACGAGTGCATTCTGTGTGCCTGCTGCTCCACCTCCTGCCCCTCGTACTGGTGGAACAGTGAGGAGTACCTCGGACCTGCTATCCTCCTCCAGTCGTACCGTTGGTTGGCCGATTCCCGTGACGAGAAGACCGCTGAGCGCAAGCACGCCTTGGATAACAGCATGAGCGTCTACCGTTGCCACACCATTCTTAACTGCTCGCGGACTTGCCCCAAGGGTCTCAACCCCGCCCGTGCAATCGCCGAGATCAAGAAGTTGATGGCCGCTCATTAA